The Dermochelys coriacea isolate rDerCor1 chromosome 13, rDerCor1.pri.v4, whole genome shotgun sequence genome includes the window AGACAGCTGCACAcaggcagggggttcagggggtgCACAGCCACTGCCTGTGTTTGGGGGCATCGCAGCAGGATTTCTCTGCCAGTACATCCCGGTAGGGGAGGAACACTtgctgaccccccctcccccagctgcctccAAGCCCAGGCTCATTAGAGGCTGGTGCAACAGTATGGCAAGGTGGGGGCCCTTccgtctcccccccgcccccgatccTGTGAGCAGCaatctcctggctgctgcacTGCTCCTATGGTAACTGGGTCACCCTGTGTCTCCctttgctggggctgctgcttctgccaacttccctcccctccccgtgaTTGATGATCTGAGCAATGCAGCTGACACCCCGCTCCCTAATTGTGATTAACTGCAGGGGGGGACGGGGCTCCCTCCACCATTGTctggctccctctccccctttccaAGGAGCAGGGCATCCGTGCACcatcaggggggtgggggagtcggCGGTAGAACAGCTGCACGCCGGGGCGAGGCTGCccgtgttgggggaggggaagggttgcCCCTCCGCACCTCATTCCCGGAGGACTGAAGATGCTGCTGATCAACCATGAAAGAATTAACGTGTGCATCCTCTAGCTGACTGAGGAAGGATGGGTTCCAGGGGCTGAGCCGCTGGGCACAGGCTCTCACAGAACCCAGCACGGCAGGGGCACGGGGGCAGGGCTTGCTGCCAGCGCTCGGCCCCCACGTGCTCCGACAGCAGGACCAGAGGGGTTAAGTGCCCCTTCCCTTGCAGTCACAGCTGACTGTTTTCTGGCCTCTTGAATATGAGCTACAAGGAAGGTTCGTGGATCGGGGGAGACGTGATTAATTAAGCCCCTGAGCTTGGCTCTCCTCTCCCGTCCACCAGCACAGTGCTATCGGGGCACCCCTCATTTGCAGTTCTGTCAGGCCCCTGGCCTTTACCTCGCTCCCAGAAGAACTGCTCCCGGAGGTGCCCTTCACAATGGGAGCTGTAAGGGGCCGCTTCTTTGGGGgctaaaatgcagccagctctgagtAGGATCTCCCAGCAACAGTGTTTGGGACAGGACGGGAAGAGTTCCAAATATACGCCATTCAAAAGGCAAAGACCTGCCGTTACCGGAGCCAGGGCACTGGGCTCGGGTGAGCTCTTGAATGACCAGGACCCCAGGCTCATTTCTGGGCCCTCTGAACACACAGACCAGGGCTTTGGATCATCTGGGACTCAATATCACTTTCCTTAGCAGTGTCCCATGCAAGAATTGACTGGGCCTGGCCCAACTTAGCTGCAAAtccagccagcccccagcccaagGTGGCAATGGCCATTTATTCTCCTGCAGACCTACTCGCTGCTTGACCTCTGTGCCCAGCGTTGTAGCCGGGACAACCAGCATTAGGCCTGACCAGCCCACCTCTgccttctctctctgctctctaGGGCTGCAGTGACGCCTGGTGGAACAAGCTGCGCTGTGCGTACCGAGGTTGTCCCAGTTGGGGTGAAGATCCACAGCGGAGCGCTGTATGCAAAGCCCATGTCCTATTCAGAGTCAGAAAGGCCTTTCCCTTATGCTCACAAACCTACAGGATTCTTGCAAGTGCCTGGCATGACTGGCACAGGGCTGCTCTGTGTATCAGTCACCTTGTCCTTTGCACAGGGAAGTTTGTGGGATGCAGTTCCTGACAGGGCTGGATTATCCCATACAACGTGGCCATGGCAGAACCGGCTGAAGCTATTTTTTAACCTAGCAGATGCAGTGCGACTCAGGGGAGTGGAGTgaccggggggcggggggtaCTGGTCTAGACAGCACCTTTCACAAATTTAAGGCACTCCACAGAATTACAAATGATGCCAGAGAAATGCAGCCACGTCTGGGGTGGGAAATAACAATACCAACAACACTACGCAAgagttcaggacaggaagtgaagaagaataatATATCCCATTGAAACGAGAGGGGAGTTTAGGTAGGAATGACACCCAGGTAGGAATCTGGCCAGAATGCCAGGGTTGGCAAATACATTGTGCTTTTCAGTGGCTACAGGGGGTCAAGGCCTGGCTTTTCCATCTCATCTGCAGCTGGTACCATCCACATCATGCCATCCATTAACCCTAAGCATTCCTTACTCTGAATGGGATTTACAGAGGAATACCACTAGCATCACTTAGGCTTTTGGATGAGAGATCTCTATGCGGGtacttgcccatcctggctcagcTTAGCTAGCAACACAGCTCTGAACAGCTCCCAGCCTGTGGCAGTCTGGAGTCTTCCCCTCCGTTGTGGCTCTCCGATGGATGTGTTCAAAGAGGAGATGGAATTGATTGGGCTGCTTTGGGACATGCGTATGTTCTTTAAGTCCTAGCAGAGACCGGCCTGACCCCGAGGGGGCAGCACACAGTGTCTGTCTGTGCCAATAATCTTGCAAATTAAAGATTCCGAGCTCCGAATTTCACTGTTGTTTCCCCATAAGGTGGGAATTGCAGAGAATTGCACAGATCGTGGTCTGATCTGGTTCCCGATCTCAATTTATCTGACCAGTTTGAGGAAATGGTTCCCACTTTGACACCTCTTTTGCAAAAGAGACACATTTcatttgatacctggaaagatactggaccaaattattaaacaatccatgtgtaagtacctagaggataacagggtcgtaaggaatagccaacatggatttttcaaggacaaatcatgccaaaccaacctaatttccttttttgactgggttgctggcctagtggatgggggaagcttGTAGACATgagatatcttgattttagtaaggcatttgacacagtcccacatgacattctcttaagtaaactagggaaatgtggtctagatgaaattactataaaatgggtacaaaactggttgcaagatcatactcaaagagtagttatcagtggtctACTGTCAAACTGGGTATGGGGGGGACATATTTAATGGGGTCCCGCGGGGTTCtggtgctattcaatattttcatgaacaaCTTGGATAATACAGTGGTGAGCATGCttgtaaaatgtgcagatgacaccaagatgggaggggttgctagctctttggaggacaggattagaaatcaCAATGactgtgacaaattggagaattggtctgaaatcaacaagatgaaattcaataaagacaagtgcaaagtactacacataggaaggaaaaatcaaatgcacaactacaaagtAACAGCCAGGGAATAACCAGCAAGGTGGTCGTATTGCTGAAAAGGAGCCGGGGGTTCCAGTCACTCACAGATTGAATGAGTCAGCACTGTACTGCAGTTGTGCAAAAGGGCAAAGCTAATGCCGCTCTGGGGTATATCAGCAGGCATGTCacatgtaagacacaggaggtcattgtcctgctctacttgctGCTGgggaggtctcagctggagtcctgtgcccagttttggggaCTGCACTTtgggagagatgtggacaaactggagagtgttcagaggagagcaaaaaaaaatgaccaaaggtttagaaaacctgacctgtgaggaaaagttAATAAAACTGGGcaggtttagtcttgagaaaagatggcTGAGGGTGacctgagaacagttttcaaaccTGTTAAAGGCCagtataaagaggacggtgaccaggtgttctccatgtccactgaaggtaggacaagaagaaatgggcttagtCTGCAggcagggagatttaggttagatattgggaaaactttccaactctaagggtagtttaattatggaataggcttccaagggaggttgtggaatctccatcattggagggttttaagagGAGGtgggacaaacatctgtcagggatggtctaggtttacttggtcctgtctcagcccaggggcctggtctagatgacctcttgagctcctctccagccctatgtttctatgatttctATAGTTCCCTAAACTCCAGCAGGAATGTTATGAGTGTCTCAGAACTATAGAATGGAAACAACTCagtaaaatttcaaatgaaagggAACTGGGACAGGAGGAgatgggaagagaaagaagaCAGAAGTGATCCATCTAACTCaatagggaaaaataaaagttgacTCCAGCTGCTTTATCAAGGCAGGTGACACAGACCCAGGGCATGGAACGGAGTCAATGTGAGCAAACAAATGTCAGGCTTGAGCGGAGCTGGAACAAGGAAAGAGTCACTTGCCTCCCAAAAAGCACACAGACTGGGTTACCCGGGGTACAGCACCTGAACTGATGCCCTGGGTCAGCGAGATGTGGGGAATGCTCCATTCAGATCCTGCTGGCAGCGCTGGATGGAGATGGATACACTGTGTTTTGTAGAGGGACCCCTCCATGCACAAGAGACCCCTTGAGTACTATCTGTCCATGCACTAGGCAGAGCTGAGAGCTAGATGCTTCCTCCCAGATCACCTGTACTGACCCGTTTTGCTTTAAACTTCCCAAGAGAAACCACCCCTCCCCTAGCCTGTCAGGGAGGGGCTTGAGGGGCAGCTGTGGCGTCTGTTCAGCTGTGTGGGTCCATTGTCCTTGTGCAGCCAAAGCACAGTGGGCGTTGGCCCTGGAGCCAGCACTGTTTGCATGACTGGTTGGGGTGTGCTTTGGCATGCAGTGTTTGGAGAATATGGGCTGCAGCATGGACATCCATCAAGCTCACGAGATCGGGGCGGAGGTGTTTTCTTCCCAGTCTGGAAGTCACTGGAGTCCATGGTGTTCTTGGCCAGCAAGTCACTTGCCACagctcctccccagagcaccTCCCTGGCCCAGGCTCACGCTGGACACTGCAGGCTGCAATAGTCAGCAGATTTGAAGAAGCTGTAGACGTTCACCAGGGGGAACATGATGAGGGCCCCCGTCAGAGACCCCAGCTGCTCTACTGCCCCATACCACACGAGGGCGCTGTGGCTCTGGCTCCGCAGGATCACCCCGGTCATCACCTTCACGTAACTGAGGCTCCCCGTGAAGAACACCCAGGAGATGACCTGTCAGAACAGAAAGAGAATCCCCGGGTTGGGTCGCAGATTCCTGGCAGCAGCGTTTGGAGAGGgatgggggctgggagtggggacaggctgagagggggagaaggggagggcactggtgcggGATCCTGGAGCCGAAACAGAAGGGAGGGTAGCAAAGACCTTCCAgagaccgggggtggggggagacttcAGCGCCAGCTACTTACAATGATAGCTTGCCCCCAAGCCATGTGCTGCAGGAGGGGGCACGGGCTCATGACAGCCATGGCCATGTTATAGGCCCCAAATCCTGTCCCGGCCACGGAGAGCGCCCCTAGCAGGGTCAGAGACCTGTGTGAGACACACAAAGAGTGACTCCCAGCCGGGCATCCGCACAGctgcccctgctcagcccaccCTGCCCTGCAAAGTCTGCTGGAGTCACAGCTCCCAGCACTTGTTGGGCCCAGACACGGACGAGTCCCGCCCGCCGCATGGAGACTGAGAACTGCCTCGGTCTGCCTGTCCGGCATCTGGGCAACTCCGAGGACCTGCAGGCAGGAGAGCAAAGGGTTAAGGGGACAAACAAACTCCCCTGATATTtctatgtgggggggggggtctttcctGAAGCAGGAAATACCTCTGCTGCTTTGCAGACTGGGCTGTGACCTGCAGCTCACACAGGTACCAGGGTCAGCAAGGgcttcccagccagagccagctgccCTTTGGGTCTGcgatccccacccctcccctgggcTTAGCAAGAGGACAGCTCAGAACTGGAGACTACAGGGCATGGCCCAGGGCAGGGGAATGTGTCTGTAATATTCCCCGGTTGCCAAGGGAGTGAACCACAGGAACTGAGTTTGTGTCGGTTTGTGTTTCACTCCCCTGGAGACCTGGAAACCCCAGACCTGCGTCTGGGACAGTGAGTGGAGCTGGGAGAGCCATTCGTCCCCAGGAACGACCCCGATTTCCAAACCTGGCGGCCTAGCATTCGGCTCTCTCCTAAATCCACGCTCTGACTTGCCAAAGTGCTGAGCAAACCCGGGGGGAAATCAAGGCACTTACGGATGCCTAGATACAAACTCAGGAGCCTAACTCTAGACTCCCATAACTGCCCCTCCTGGCCAATGGTCCCTATGTATGCAGCTGCTTTGTGGCTGGCGTGGGCTTGTCTCAGCGGCCCTGATTCCCGACGGGGGCATTCAATGTCCAAGAGGGGCTGCTGAACAGTCTGGATGGGTGAGGAGCCCCTGTGGGTTCGGGTGTCGCCCAACCCGGCTCACTTGGGGAGTTGTAACTCAGGGGCTGTTTGTGCTGCTCTAGGGCATTGTGGGTGCACCTACCTGCTGGGCAGAAACATGGCAATGGTGCAGGCGAGCGGGTTAGCCATGGAGCTCAGGGTTGCAGAGAGGTGGTAGGCCATGTTGCCATAGGGCAAGCAGGAATAGGCTTGCACGGATGGCAGGATCCCGTTGGTTAGGGAGTTCACCCAGGCAACAAGGAGGTAGATGAAGGCAAACTTGGCCAGAGAGTAGGTAACCTCTGGGTCTGTATGATGGGATCCCTTGTCGGAGCCAGCTGGCTTTCCTCCCCTTGGGGAGTCTCCTCCCCCAAATAGCCTGGGCCCATCCCCAGGGTTTTCCTGAAGTGAGTGGAGGGTGATGTTACTAGGACACAAGTTTTGTCTCGACAGCTCCCACGCCTTGGGCAGCTTGGTGAGGAAAAAGAAGGCTACCAAGCAGGCGACCATCATGGCggccaggaggaggaagaagaccAGGGTGGTGAAGTTGGCTGGGAGATATTGGGTCTCCATTTGGAACTGGCTGCCCTCGGAGGTGTTGTTGCCCGCTGTTATGTTGGCGACCCAGGTGACGTTGACGCACTTGGCGATGCCGGcgccctgggccagggcaatgagggctGGGAGGAACCCACTGAGCCCTTCCCCCATGAAGAAGGTGGTGATATAGCGGGGCTGCAGCCATGCCATGAAGGGTAGGAAGGTGACTGATGAGGTGCAGTCCACCAGCGCCAGGCAGAAGGCGAGGCCAAAGAAGGCCGTGCTGTGGGGCTCCCCAGCAACGGGGGAGGTAAAACCCCACAGGAAGGCCAGGAGCAGGCAGGCCAGGGCTCCCACAATCACCACGCCATAGATGACGGCCACTTCGCTCAGCAGGCCGGGCTTGAACCTGTGCAGCAGGGTTACCAGCAGCGGCCCCACGTTGGCCAGCTGGATGATGATGGTGATGTAGGAGGGCAGGTACCACTGCTCAGGCAGCTCGGTCACCAGCAGGGGCAGCTCCACCCACAGGCCGTTGAGGGCTGCCCAGGAGCCCATCCCGAAGATGCACGCCAGCAGGTGGGTGAGCAGCGCCATCACTTGGCCACCACCGGCCACTCTGACCTGGCAGGGACCCAGAGAATGGAGCCAGGCTGCCtctggggggaaagaggg containing:
- the SLC52A3 gene encoding solute carrier family 52, riboflavin transporter, member 3 — protein: MALLTHLLACIFGMGSWAALNGLWVELPLLVTELPEQWYLPSYITIIIQLANVGPLLVTLLHRFKPGLLSEVAVIYGVVIVGALACLLLAFLWGFTSPVAGEPHSTAFFGLAFCLALVDCTSSVTFLPFMAWLQPRYITTFFMGEGLSGFLPALIALAQGAGIAKCVNVTWVANITAGNNTSEGSQFQMETQYLPANFTTLVFFLLLAAMMVACLVAFFFLTKLPKAWELSRQNLCPSNITLHSLQENPGDGPRLFGGGDSPRGGKPAGSDKGSHHTDPEVTYSLAKFAFIYLLVAWVNSLTNGILPSVQAYSCLPYGNMAYHLSATLSSMANPLACTIAMFLPSRSLTLLGALSVAGTGFGAYNMAMAVMSPCPLLQHMAWGQAIIVISWVFFTGSLSYVKVMTGVILRSQSHSALVWYGAVEQLGSLTGALIMFPLVNVYSFFKSADYCSLQCPA